TAGTGCCTTCAATATATTGCCATCAattgcagccagtgagttaatgaGAACTAAAATGGTAAAATAGTCAGCAAAAAGCTGGGCAATAGGTAAACTGTCAGTAGGTGGCGCTCAAGAGCTTTAAACTATATTTAGGAATCCCTTCAATTTGAATTGTTTTCCTAAGATAGGACAAcgctaatttacaaaaaaagaaaggaagaaaaaaagctaGCGTCTGTAATTTATGTATTACTCTGTAGGCTAATGTTAATTCCACGTTTTTAAATGATCACATAAGATATTTCTACGAGAAGAACAAACTAACTACACGGTGGGGGGTGACGTGTACAATCTGAAGTGTCAGACATGGTAACAAAAAGGAGGGAGGGGTGCATGTTGGATGATGGGAGGGGGCTGGCTGCCGACAAATGTGCAGCTCGCATCACGCAGGTGTCCCCGTCCGTGACACCTCGGCGACACGAGCGGACCGTTAAGTCGGCAAAGCGGATCCGATCTGAAATATTTGATGAGGCATGAAATCCCAAGGAGGAAGGATGTGCTCGTCTGGATGAGAGACCCCCCGCAGTGGCGGAGACGCGCGGCATCTGCTCGCTGCCATCGACCGGAGCTCCGAAATGGAGGCGGGGGAGCTCGGAAAAGGAGCTCGAGGGGGTGGAATGACGAGAACCGAGCCACCGAGACCGAACCCGTAGCTTCAACGTCACTTTGCAGGGGATAAAGACGTCCTTTCGCTCCCATGCGTGTGTGGTGAAGCCTCTATTGTGGACATTCGTGTGcgcgctgctgctgctgctgctgctgctgctgccgctGCAGCAGATGTGTTGCAAGAAGGCCGTTCGCATCTAGAGTCTGCAACGTGGGTTGTTCTTACATCTTGTGGATGTAAATGCCGAACTGATATTCAAAATATCTGTCTTTCATACATTggctcctgttgactttgggggaGAGAGATGACCTGTTAATCACAGAAACCAGACATTCACGCCCAAGTGCAATTTTAGGGACAAAGTGTAAACATGCAGGTTGATATATGAATCCAAAGTGAGAGAGAAAATGCTGTAATCTCAACATTTGCATGTGTGGTTTTGTAGATGTGATCTACGTGAAGGCGTTTGCACCTGGATGACACGATGGACTATTTTTATATCCTATTCATCTTGTTTGTGGAACTGATTTTCATACAGCATTTTTTATAGCATAGGTACCTGCTGTGCCATTGGAGGGAAAATGTGGGATCACCACACACATTAGCATTCCATCAAAGAATCAATTGTGTCTTATGACCATGAACAACAATTCTGGGCCATTTTCTTTAAGCAGTTTTCATGAAACAGTGTCCAGGTGTCACCTTAAATTCTTTGTTTAAACTGACTTGTTTTGGGCCTACGAGAGGACGGTTCTGAACATTGCATGCATTATGCAAATTGAGAACCCCAAATCCCTCAGACTCTATTCACCACACAGAATTGAAATGTCTTTCATGATGAACTACAGACAGACAGGGTGACACCAATGATGCCAAGCTTTCAGGCACCCGCCCTCGACCCAAATGTAACGGACGCCCCTTTGGATTTGGGCTTCGACTTCCCTTCACGAGATCCGGCGTGGGGCTCTGTCGCCGATTGCATGCTCAAGATTGCGCTTATCTCCGTGATCGTTTGTGTGTCGTTGTTTGGGAATGTCTTGGTGTTACTGGTTTTCCAGAGAAAACCTCAGCTCCTACATGTGGCCAACCGTTTCGTCCTTAATCTCCTGTTGGCCGATCTTCTCCAGACCATGTTGGTCATGCCCTTTGCCATTGCCACCACAGTTCCGGGGGTTTGGCCACTGGATGCTCGACTGTGCCAGGCACTGGTGGTGCTCATGCATCTTTTTGCTTTTGCCGGCGTCAACACTATCATTGTTGTCTCCGTGGACCGCTACTTGGCCATTATTCACCCTCTGTCCTACCCCACCAGGATGACGCCACACCTGGGCACCAACCTGATCATTTGCACCTGGGTAGTCAGCTTCCTGCAGAGTACACCGCCCCTATACGGCTGGGGCGCAATCGATTTTAACCACCATCACAAGATGTGCTCGGTGATCTGGTCCTACAGCGTATCCTACTCAGTCGTGGTAGCCACCTTCTCTTTCTGGCTCCCGGTTCTCGTCATGCTCGGGTGCTACTGGATGGTATTCCGGGCAGCTCGGAGGCAGAACGCCCTGGTGCACCCAATACGGACGCGTTTGGAATCCCAGCCCTGCCCTCAGGACTTCCGAGGGCAGAGCAGCTCGCCACCCCAGCGGCCCAGTTCACCGGATGGCCCTTCCTCAGCCAAGGGGTACCCGACTCGTGCAAGGCATCGACGCTTTCACTACCACTGCAAGGCAGCGCGTGTCGTCTTTGTAATCATGGCATCTTATATCCTCAGCATGGGACCCTACAGTGTACTAAACACAATATCCATGAGTGCCAGAGCAGATGTACCATCCTGGCTTTTGTCTTTGGCTCTGGTGCTCTTCTTCCTGCAGTGCTGCCTGCATCCATACATCTACGGATACATGCACCGTAGCGTTCGGAAGGAATTCCTCGCATTGCTCTGCGGAATCTTCTGCAAGCGGGGACAGAGTTCAGCTGCCGAGACCTGTCACACCATGGCAGGACAAGGCCACGCCGGGGGGCAACCTCACTTGCCTAGTCCAGCCGCCAGGGTCTTTCCGCTGCAGACATGGGAGGAATGCACCACGTCTTCCTCGCCCACCTTCGAGAGGAGGTCGAGGGACAGCCGCAAGGAGACCACCACAACCAGCGTCAGCTCAGATCGGGAGCCCACGGTCAATAGCAAGCAGAGTTCCTAAAGGGGTCAAAAATTGGACTGCAAATAAATTTACGTGTACAGATAGAACTATAGAGCCATACATTACTTGTAAAATTTCAAGTGAACCTTAGGTTCAACCTTTAATTAAGTGGATATCCTTGGAAATGTACAGGTTGAAAAAAGTAAATGGTGCAGTACAGAATGCTGAACAGTACATGTATATGATCTGacaattcactgccattgacatggaatggatatggAAATCAAATATCAACGTTAACTTGGAAAGACCGTTTATTTGTACGAATCAACCTAAAGATATGAAGTATGGGTTTAGTAAGAGTACATCTCCATGCAATTGTAAATGTCTGCTCTTGTTTGCTCAAGtgtatgcgacaaaaaaaaatctcactgcCTACCTGTCGTCGTAAATATTTCAGCAAAAGCAAGATTCGCCTCCAGCCAGTCAACTCCGTGGGTTTGAAGAGAGCAATATTTGTACCAGAGCCCATGATAGGAATAATTCTGGTTCAGCCAGTGAAGATTTCCTACTGCTAACTGGTTCCAAAGCGCCTTTTTACGAACTGGCAATGCACACAATGGACTTAGCAGCTGTACAGAAAAGTTTTGTCTTATTTTCATTAAcacaagtgaaaaaaaaaaagattgacttGTGACACATGGTACTTCATCCCTTGAGTGCCAAAAAATTACAAGGTGATTTTTAAAGCTGAACAAAGAACCAGTATGACCTTTTGTTGAGTTCGACAATATTTTAAACCAGTCTGACTTTTAAGGATGTGCAATTCACCAGGTGGGGTGGTTTTTATTATATAAATGTGCTTTAggcctgtatttgtttttttagtgcCTGTGAGGTAAACGTGACATTTCAGAGAAACATGGTATTATTAATGTTGCAAGATCTCCATTGCTTGTAGTGAGATCAATGCATGGTTTACCCTTTAATATATGAAGTTAATTGGTCTATTAGtgcaaactactgtattttactgtatttttaattatatttgaAAGGATGTGGTTTCAGTTGCTGTCACGTTCAACCTGTCATGAAAGGATTGTTGTCCAAAACATAACTGAGAAAACTTTTGAATAATTCAAAACAGTATTTGTATTGCCCACAATGGAGTTTTATAGATTTTAAAATTgcagttttaatattttaataggGTTATGGACACAAGCCTTATTTGCTCATTCGCAATTTTATTGCACATGTGTACATTTAACCCAAAACATTGtacctttctttttttaaggTGATCCGAAACCATTTTTGTAATATCACTGGAAAGTGTTGAATAAGATTTGATTATATTTAAGTGTTACATGTGCTTttatacagggaaaaaaaatagattaaaaaaacaatcttcAGTAAATTGCTATCTACTTGCAATGTTTTAGTCTTCGTGCCATACAATGCCCTCACTTCACTAGATCTAAAATGTAATTCAAAAAGATGTTTGCGAGCAAGACAAGGAGCGGAGCGATGAAAGTGTCCTTCATTTCCAAACCAGAGtgaaaacaagaaaatacaTCATATATCCATATTGCTGAGTATACATTCAAGAGCCTTATACAGAGCGTGATGTCGTATTAATTGGATATATTTGCAAACCAGATCACCATGATTCATGACGATCCTCCAAccccaatgaaaaaaaacaagtgttGTAAACAAAAGGTGTTAATCAGTGAATTCACAGATGCTTCTCatttgaatgaattaaaaagatCCTCCATTTTGGAACAAGCAGAACTCAACCTCTCTCTCCCCTTTGATTCAATGCAAATGtataaatataagaaaaaaaggacatGGATCAGCAATGTCAGTGTTTTATATGCCTTCTCAACTACAATACAGGCTGATATAGTTCAGGATTTAAGGCCCTAAAATGAGAACAGAAAGTTTTGAGCATCCTTTCCTTCGCTCTGTCTATACAATATATGTACAAGCAGTATTTTCTCTCTCCCATATTACAGTtcctccacaaaaaaaaaaaaaaaaaaaatcttgaaggGGAAAGGGAAATCAAAACAAACAATTGCATTTTCTTGTGAAATAAAGACAACTTTGATAAAACACTTCAGCCTttcctttgtttttttaaaatcccaCTGAAACAAAATATGTTCACAATGATACCAAGGCCCCACGTTAATTTGTAATGCTGCCGCTCCGAATATTAGCAGTCAAGAGTGAACGCAAAAGAAAACGATAAAAGGAGAGAGGTGTAAAGCACAAAAAGGACGGGCTCGGCTCTTGGGGGTCTCGCTTCTGGTCCTTTCAAAATGTCGCCGTCACATGGATGGCTACAACAGTCTTTCTCCATTTCGCCACTCTGTCTTCTAGTCCACCTTGACCACACTGTAGATTTTATTTACAAACCAGAAGCATGCAAAGAAGCCGATTGtgcctgaggaaaaaaaaaaacaactttaaattcAACACCCTTTAACACATACTTTAAAACCATGCATTACTTTTTTCACTTTgacgtaagaaaaaaaaaaaagaagtcttatCTCTTTTTTACAAGCTTTGCTGTCCAAGCGTGAATTAAGTTGAGATCAGAGTTGGAGACGggatgaaaaagacaaaaatagaCATTGGAAAAATGGCGAAGATTAGGATTATTTTGCTGCAAATGCAGAAGCGAGGAGGGGAAGCGATAATATTTTTGCTTGGATTATTCCCCAGCGATCATCTTTTTGACATCTCGTCCCCCTAGCAAAAAGCAGCTTCGTCTTAAGATAATGTCAATGTGTTtccaacttttcttttttttctattgcagAAAATCTTCTGTATGAAATGAAGGTGGCGAGATGTTAAATTCTTGGTGACGCATGTGCACGCCCGCTATCTGCGACTATGTTGTTATCTTGGTAAGGGTGTCCatcttaaaaaagtattttaacttGTAATCTTTAGTCAATTACTACACTTTGACCTGTGCACCCTGGGTTGAAAGTGTAGCACAAATTAGTCAGTccaccaggggtcggcaacccatgttttgagagccgcatgctgcattttagcgctgccctagtggctccctggagcgttaaaaaatgtttaaaaatagaaaaaggtGGGGGAAGGAAATCTATTGCTTTTACATGGTTTCTGTAGCAGGACGAATATGACACGatcttaatgttttttaatgttgtaaaaatgtgtacaataattattacatttcaacatttctgtcaacgaagatttgtGTCATAGCCTGCGACGCACGTTTCTTTCAGCAGGGCGGCTGTTGTAAACAAAACGGCTATATGATGGGCCATGGATTacaaagagggggaaaaaaactgaggaGAACAGACGATTCAACGTTTCTTGGGCCGAATCAATTGCATTCGTTGCCAATGCGGAAGGATTTTCTGAATATTTGCTCTGTAGCGAAAAGTTGTCAAATCACAAAAGGAGTAATGTGGAAAGAGATTTGCAGGGAAGGCACACTACTTTTGCAGCCGAGTACCCAGTAAGTGCGATTGCATTACTTCTGGAGAAATTAGAGAagtgcaaaaatagatttaaaaagtggattgcatctccaaactccactgctgctgcaagttttgttgcaacccagaataaataaagcgtggaaaaccgttcacagatggtgacTGGTAAATGAAGGAGTCATTCATCAACattcagaacacctatttgcagacttcaaaaactaaaccgagataatacagaaaaacaaatacatgCCTCTCGCACTAGGACAGTGAAGTAAAGGGCCATAAAAATGGCAGGCAACTTCACCAATCAGCAAATCAAGGATAATAATTCAGCGGCAGCATACATTGTAATGAGTCGTGTGATGTGATCGATATTGAACACCCATCGCTTTTATGCAGGTACGTGAACTCCGATTATATACTTTTACCTTTTCAAAAGGGTgccgttttattttttataaatgcaGGCTGCGTtatgcacagtttttttttttttccaaatcttcAAAATACAAATAACATCAAAATTTGGATTTCTTTATTGGATttctttaattttaccaaaaaaattaaacataactcattaatattgtaatgaagttaaacttgaggcagtATCGGACAACAACAAGTAGTCAAGTGGTGTGTCATTCTCAATAGAATGCActgcaaggaaaataaaaatgtaatcatgaaggctcgttATGTATTTATAGCCAACTTAgttattttgatagtaggctaacatAGATACATAtaacatgtgttgccttcattataatgcttatataaggcttttgatttttttcagctccagacatattttttttgtttattagtttGGCCTAAAatagctctttcaacattttgggctgCCGACCCCTGCACCACACCAAACAAACCTTTCAAACCCATTATGGTTTCAGTGCCAATAAATGAACAAGGAAAAAGTAAAAagaaaagagggaaaaaaaaggaattctATTTTCATGGACctgtcataagaacaaatgaaccaccatgaaggttTGAACCTAATTGGCTGCAAATCTTCATTGCtctaagaagcttcatttggccacgggggagacagtcaacatctGCCGCCACCTCCCACTTTTGTCATCTAAcatacctcctagcatgcactgcagcggtacagatgtaaataacaatgaaaattcatgttctgtgctaattatgtcttcagttactgttccagttgtttcattagttactagttatggtatatagtaacactttatttgacagtggcaccataaaactgtcataagaccatcataattatgacatgacacggtcatgagcattaatgaatgcttatgacagatgtcatttagtgtcacttatgtcacttttgaatggatgtaaaagatcagagatggacataaatggagttagtgacataattcgatgacacttaatgacttctgtcataagcattcattaaagcccacaatgtcctgtcataattttgacagtctcaCGAcacctgtcaaattaagtgttatctattaacccaaataaatcaacaaataagccgcacaggactataggccgcaggattcaaaatgaggggaaaaaaagtagtggaTTATAGTCCAAATTTTACGGTATGTCTGTCAAGTCTCTTGACAAACTTACAGGGTATGTTTATCATATGAAActgaaaaaggaggggggggggctcagtggtagagtagttgtcccacaacccagaggttgtgggccgattctctgccctgacgaagtcgcctaagtatccttgagcaagatactgaaccccacattgcttctggtgctgcgtcaccagtaggtggatggcgatgtagtttaaagcgctttgagcgccttgaaaggtggaaaagcgctatacaagtataacaccatttaccaagaTTAATATTggtgtaatgaggtcaaaggtcacagacgcCTGTGAATTTGACTGCTTCtgtttttataatcgattacgTGTTGGTTAGTGGATGAGTTATGGCAACCATTCGTTTTAAGGCTACTTAAAACTAACGAGAACAGAATTTAATGCCAAATTTGGGGAAATTTCAAAGCAGTGCTTCGTGTGTCAATAAAATGGATCTGTAATTACTGCCCGctaattagtttttaaaaagtagaaatcatttttttctttgcctcaTGGAGATTTATGTAACACAGTTTCACGCATTACAACACATTTAAAATTCAATGCATTTATAGATTGATTTTTACGACTGTGTGAAAACATAGTTGCGGCTACAGAATCACTTGAATAAAAGGCACCAACAGAAAACAGTGGAATGAAGTCAAGCTGGCTAGACGGATTTAATCAAAAAGGAGTACTAGTATCTGTTGTTAAAACAGATTACTTGACAGAACCTTAGACTGAGACGTGCATGACTAAACGTGAATGAGTTTTTATTAGTGCTGAACCACTGACGAGCAAACAAAACCTTTGACAGGACCTGAAAGTACTTCCTGGTGTTGTACTTCTTTTAATACCAGGACGGAAATCCTGATAGTTACATGTATTGACAATACAACACGCCCCATTTGAACTTTGATAACACAGCATGCTGTGTGTGTTGGCCGCAAAATAACCAGTATTTTTTCATATTGACAACGTAATAATAAAATCACCAAGTACAATTACAGTTTGATTACTGATATCGCAGAATAATGTGTTCATGTGTAAAAAATGACTCACCAGTGAAGAGGAAGAAGATGAGGACCATTATCATGGTGTAGCCGAAATATAGGAAAGTGCTGGCTGCGCCGATGATTTGCAACTTGGAGAAGAAATAGTGCACGGCGTATACGAACAAATAGACCGCAGTGAAACCGCTGGTTAGGAATGAACGCCACCACCAGTGGTAGTCCTGCACACAACCAACACAAAATACTGTTTCCTAAAGCACACTTTTTATGGGGGTTAACATAGATATTTGAATTCTGTAATTGTCGACGacagttacttttttttttatgtcaaacTCATTCAATGATTTCGCTGATTTTTTGTAATAAGTAAAGACAATTTTAGCCTTTTTGTAGAATGACACATGGCGCTGCTTGTTTTCAAGCTTACTCACACCATCTCTATTGTGCTTCCAACtcatttttttacaaaatttttAGTGGGAAACTTTTAATTGTATCAAAATTTTATCTTATTACTCCACCAGTAGGGGAAACCTACTAAGGAAGGCACATGTtatgtatttgtgtgtgttcaagataactcaagaacaaaaaaaaaaaagggattatGATCAAATTTGCAGCATATTTGTGTGATATGAAACAGCAGACCTGGTTAAATTTGGGGGTATTGAGGTCAAGTGTCACAGCAGTCTGGGGACAGGGGGAATTGTGATAAATAGGCTTATTGGttgttattttcattattaCTTAAAGGGGCAACCAATGACACCTGGTTTGGATGTTTATGTGAGTTGATGTGGAAGACCGTGCCAGGGTGCTACTTGTTTTCAAGCCTACAATCACGACTGCAACTTTTGGGGAGTCATTTTTAATGGAAAACCGCttaaatgtgtcaaaattgCAATTCAATAATTCTGAAGCCAAGTGTATTATAGGTGTAAAGGTACCTCAGCGCATAAGTGAAAGTAGCAGAGCAGAATGGTGGCCTCGGAACAAGTGATGAGCAAAATGATGAACACCAGAAAGAGGAAGCCGAACATGTAGTACATTTGATGGGACCTAATGGGaggaacacaatttttttcacgtAGCTAAACTTTAAAAGGAGCCGATCAATTCATACCATGCTGGCTTACCAAATGCTGTTGAGGATGAAAAACAGCTGGATGAAGATGCAGCCGAAGGGCAGGATTCCGCCCATGACGATTCCCGGGATGGGTTTGGTGAAGAACGACTGTTCAGGAATTTGGCGTGGGATTTGATTCGTTCTCACTGGTTGCTCAATTGCCTGGGTGGGTGAGCCAGAATGACGgtgaaaatgaaaaacattaatTTATAGTAGGACACAAAGGAAAAACAGATGAGGACTTTTGAAAGAGGTTTTCAATACACCCTTAGTGGGTAATTCACTACATGTTCGCCCAACTAACGTTTTATTTATGAACCACGTGTTTGTCTCTTGGGGTGCCTTGTgaacctttttttgtttttagacaTCTAGCTGTTCCTCACTCTTGCTGATATTACCTGCTAATcccccattcaaaatggatgtAAAGTCTACTGCCATCAATGTGTGTCAGTGTTTCCTATTAAGACCCAATACGTACAGGCTTCTTGAATCCAAAGTAGGCACCGACAAAGGTGAGCGGCACAGAAATTCCAAACCAAAGCGCCAATATGGCCACCAAGGTCCCAAAGGGGATGGCCGCTGACGACCCCTCCACCCAGAGGATCAGATTCATCAGGAAGAAGTCGGCAAACACGATACTGCGGAAGAGGGAAGacgatataaaaaataaaacttggTAACAATTCCTTCATTTGTTCTTAATTTATCTTGAAAACAAACAGCCAGTGAGATTTAAGGAAACCACCACATAACCTCGGGTCTTTAATAGGTTTCACCTCCTGGTGGAGGTAATGAAAAAACAGGAGAGACATTTTTAATGAGGGAACTAACCCAGGGCACAGTAGCGCCGTCAACAGAACATTTGTCTTCCACTTTTCACCTCCAA
This Corythoichthys intestinalis isolate RoL2023-P3 chromosome 11, ASM3026506v1, whole genome shotgun sequence DNA region includes the following protein-coding sequences:
- the gpr101 gene encoding probable G-protein coupled receptor 101; its protein translation is MMPSFQAPALDPNVTDAPLDLGFDFPSRDPAWGSVADCMLKIALISVIVCVSLFGNVLVLLVFQRKPQLLHVANRFVLNLLLADLLQTMLVMPFAIATTVPGVWPLDARLCQALVVLMHLFAFAGVNTIIVVSVDRYLAIIHPLSYPTRMTPHLGTNLIICTWVVSFLQSTPPLYGWGAIDFNHHHKMCSVIWSYSVSYSVVVATFSFWLPVLVMLGCYWMVFRAARRQNALVHPIRTRLESQPCPQDFRGQSSSPPQRPSSPDGPSSAKGYPTRARHRRFHYHCKAARVVFVIMASYILSMGPYSVLNTISMSARADVPSWLLSLALVLFFLQCCLHPYIYGYMHRSVRKEFLALLCGIFCKRGQSSAAETCHTMAGQGHAGGQPHLPSPAARVFPLQTWEECTTSSSPTFERRSRDSRKETTTTSVSSDREPTVNSKQSS